Part of the Oncorhynchus mykiss isolate Arlee chromosome 12, USDA_OmykA_1.1, whole genome shotgun sequence genome, TAGTGAGAATTTCATTTATCTAAATTCATATGGATGATCCTTTGCCATGGAATAAACACCTTGACATATTTCTTATATCTGACAGATTTCCTACCATTGAGATGTGATGCCTGTGAAGAGATTTTTTGTAAAGACCACATAACCTATGCAAATCACAAATGCATGTCATCCTACAAGAAGGTACATTTTAAATAAATTCGCAACATTGTATGTTATAATTAAAGCAAAGTTCCTGTAAAGTGCAGTTAGTATGTATAAATTAATGTATGCTGTTCAACCTTATTAGTTGTCTGTATGTTATCTATTGATCCAAACAGAGCTTTAATACGGCTCTCTGCTTGATTCTGTCCCCAGGATATCCAGgtccctgtgtgtcctctgtGCAACACCCCGATCCCCATCAAGAGAGGGGAAATGCCAGACATCAAGGTTGGGGAGCACATCGATCGCGATTGCCAGTCGGACCCTGCTCAGAACAAGAGAAAGGTACGGTTGATAGGCTTCTCTACAGGACCATTTACACAAACTGCCCATGGTTAAAGTGAAGTAGCTATGCCTAATCTAAGCTAACCAACCTTTTTTTATTGTAGATATTTACAAACAAATGCTCGAAAGGAGGCTGCAAGCAGAAAGAAATGATCCGAGTGACATGTGACCAGTGCCACATTAATTATTGTCTTAAACACCGACATCCACTAGACCATGACTGTAAGCCTGAAGACAAACCAGTCTCCAAATCTGGGTAAATATTTCCCTCCACCTGATGTCATTTATTGATTGTGGTGCACATTGTGAGCTTTTGCGGTATAATGATGATTACATTGGATTTCTTTCAGATTCGCTGCTTTCATGCGGTCCCAAGGAGCATCCTCTAGCAGTGCCTCCACTTCATGCAGTAGAGGAAGTTCTAGGCCCGTTTCTAATGGGAATGCTAGGACCCAAACTAGTCGGTGAGGATCCTCGTATTGATTTTCGAAACGCCATGCTGAAGAACCACATGAAGCTTACATAAATTAACAAGTGATATTGACAAGCACAGTTTGTTCTCTAAATTCATGAGGCATATTCTCACTAAAACACATGGGATGGATgaattgacatgtttttttattgTCAGTGAATTATACTAACACATGGAAAGGATATGACATTTTTTTTCCTTCACAGAACTGCTCTTACCTGTTACCGCTGTGCTTTCTAGAACGTGTTGTTGTTGACTCTATAACCGCACTGAGCATTATTGTTTTTGATTCTATCACAGCAGTGCTCAGGCCATTTATAGTCCAGCTCCGGCCATGCGGCCCCCTCCAGCACAGAATGTAGTACCTGCTTCGGCATCCTTTCAGGCTGGCCTGGTATGCCTAACACTCTTACACCACTTGATTGAAACTACTGTAAACTCTCTTCTCTGAATAATTGCAGTTCATTTATTGAGATTCTATAGTCTGCTCCTGTTTTATTAATTGAGATTCTAAAGTCTGCTCCTATTTTATTCATTGAGATTCTATAGTCTGCTCCTGTTTTATTAATTGAGATTCTAAAGTCTGCTCCTATTTTATTCATTGAGATTCTATAGTCTGCTCCTGTTTTATTCATTGAGATTCTATATTCTGCCCCCGTTTTATTCATTGAGATTCTATAGCCTGCTGTTTATTCATTGAGATTCTAtagtctgctcctgtttattCATTGAGATTCTATAGTCTGCCCCTGTTTTATTCATTGAGATTCTATAGCCTGCTGTTTATTCATTGAGATTCTAtagtctgctcctgtttattCATTGAGATTCTATAGTCTGCCCCTGTTTTATTCATTGAGATTCTATAGCCTGCTGTTTATTCATTGAGATTCTAtagtctgctcctgtttattCATTGAGATTCTATAGTCTGCTCCTGTTTTATTCATTGAGATTCTATAGTCTGCTCCTGTTTTATTCATTGAGATTCTATAGTCTGCTCCTGTTTTATTCATTGAGATTCTATAGTCTGCCCCTGTTTTATTCATTGAGATTCTATAGCCTGCTGTTTATTCATTGAGATTCTATAGCCTGCTGTTTATTCATTGAGATTCTAtagtctgctcctgtttattcattgagattctatagtctgctcctgtttattCATTGCGATTCCaagaacaaaataataaacatCCTGTAAGTGTTTATCTGCATGGTGTGATTgtagactgaggagcaggccttACAAAGAGCGCTGGAGATGTCCTTGGCTGAGTCGGCTCGCAGCACAGTCCAACCGCCAACGCTCAGGTAATAAACAATCCCCATTAAATCCCATAATCCAGCATCACCCACACATAATATAGGCTGTAATCATGTCCAGATGCCATCAACACAACCCAGTTACCTATTGTTTTTCTTCACTAGCTCGTATTGCTATGTGTTTGTTCTAGCTGAAATGCAGGCTATTTGGTTACTCTAGGAAAACACAATATTAATAGGTTTGACATTCCACTGTTTAGCCCATCTTTCTTGCCCATGACTTCATAAATTAAGTACAGTGGTGCCCACAGTTCAGTTTCCCTCATCTCATGATGTGTGTTGCTGCTCCTCAGACCTGTGactgactgtatgtgtgtgtgtctgttatccACCCTTTCTGGTGAGTGTGTCGTTGTGCCTCTTGCATGCTCTCTGCAGTGTGATGATGCATTCCTCTGTGTGACATAgaagtgtctgtctcagccctcAGGAGCAGGAGGATTTGGCTCTGGCTCAGGCCCTTGCTGCTAGTGAAGAAGAGTACAGACGCCAGCAGCGGAGACAACAGGTATCCAGAAAACTTAGGCGTCAGTAGCATGCTAACAGGACAGGACCTCACCTAGGTACATTGTCTCCATGGCGTCCCCTATATTCCTTCATCATCGTCACTGGGTGCATTTAAAGATCAGCTACGTCGAAAATGAATGacactttgaagtactacttaatgTGTATTTTATCTGATTTATCTTATTAAATTatacttcttttttttctctccccgtGTTGAATATTTACCGTAAATGGTGAGACAAGCCTCTCACTAATGATTCTTTGTCTTGAATTAAATTGACTTTTGCCTGTACTAATATCTTACTTTCTATCATAGGAGAGAGAGTCCTCCAAGCAGTCTTCCTGCAGCCTATCATAAACCCAGACCAGTGTCTGAGCCCAAACTGCTACCACCAGTAATCAACTAGCAACTGTGCTACATCGATGGAACCCTCCAGCAGAACTCTAACGTCCAGTATCACTGATCCCAACTAATGAACAGTCTGGAACTTTCATCGAGATATATTGAATAGTATCACTGCTTTCTCTCTACTCAGCACACCATTCTAGACAGACTTTCTGTCCTTTTTACCAATGGCTCTCTATGTACATATTTTCTATGTTGATCATGGACATTTAACCTCAGCATCAATGTTTATTGAATAAATTATTTTAAAGATGTATTTGTTTCTGATGCACGTTCTATGTCCAAGGCATATATATACAGGAGGATGATATAACTGGAGAGGAATGAAGTTTGGAGAACAGAACTGGAATGCGGTTCAATTTCTATGGGTTAGAGAGAACAATCTCAGCCCAAACTTTGCCAATTAAGAATAAAAAAGGAAGGCCATTATATAATCCAACATATTTAAATCGACGTGTATTGGTCtagtacacagtttagcagatgttataacGGGTGTAATGAAATGCTAATGTTACTAGCTAGTCAAAACAAGTAGACTCTTGTCTGCATCATCATGACAACTGAAAAACAGCAGGTACACAATACAGTTGATTGTATTGTGCTATTGTCTAGTCTATTCAATTGGCAGTGCTTGGTAAATGGAATGAACACAAATACACTTGTTGATTTCCATGATGTTGatgtgtattgtgttgttccCCAACACATCCATCAGGGCCTTTGCGACGCAGTTCCAGCTTTGAATTCTCTCAGGGTAGGCCTTATCGACCTTGGCTGTTGAATTTAAAGGTAAGTGGATAGAAAGTGTCTTTTTATTGTCAACATTTCATCAGTAATGTCTGTTTCCAAGAAGACCTTTGCAGTTATTAAGCACCACCCCTAGAAATAATTCCTAACAGCAAAAACAGCTGAGACAAAACCAACATGAGCAATATAACCGGAGTAGAGCAAACTAACTTTAGTGCATATTCATtacgccgattctgttgcaaaacgtttcttaaacgggaAAAAACgtggagggacctacctgaatttgtccaacagaAACTATTGTTTAGCTTCTGTTGGTTCTTAAACGGCAAACGGTTTCCGTAATGAATACATACACCTCTGGTAAATCGTTCCTGTTACTCAAGGAATGAATAGTCATGAGACCTGTCTTTACCACTACGCATTCATACTTTGTCCAACAGAGGGCAGCATAACGTTGAATGTGAAATCTTTGAGGGAGGCCAAAGAggataaaattgtatttgtcacatgcgccgaatacaaccgctgtagacctcaccgtgaaatgcataattacaagcccttaaccaacaatgccgagttaataaaatatttactaaataaagtaagagatattttaaaaagtaacacgataaaacaacaataatgaggctatatacacatggggtaccggtaccgagtcaatgtgcgtgggtacaggttagttgaggtaattttttacatgtagctaggggtagtcactatgcatagataatgaacagcgagtagcagcagtgtaaaaacaaagggatgGGTGTTGTTGGGCAGGTTCACAAGAATggtgtttgtttttttcttccaTAAGGAAGGCTCATTTGTTGACCATTTCATGACAGATTGGGGAAGTGCTGCTCATGTTGTCATGGTTATGAATTAGTCAGGCTAGTGTGTCACTAGCATGATTGTAGCACTCAATTAAAATCCTTGAAATACATCGGATGCCATAAATGAAAGATTATTAAATACATTCTGAGTAATATTTTTCACTGATAAAATATAACCAAGGAAAATATGACCAAGGAAGCTAAGCATTACGCAAAGGATTGACAGGATTGAAAccatgttcattggcaaactaaGTTCATTTGCATAATGGTGTGCTTGGTCACCTTCATTTAGCTCCCTTAGCTGTTACGACCTCCTCACCCTCAAACATTTGGAAAACAGCACATAATTGCCAATTGTCACATAGTGACATTAGTTATAGGATTACTCATTTGGATCTAGTTTCATCTGAGCAAACAGAATAAAGGCACACTCTGTAGCTTCCCCCTGGGCACACCAAATAATTTCAACATGGAAATGTGGGTAATGTTTGATtgacgttgatcaatgagatatCAACCCTTATTCACCctctcaaaaagacagccagaagtgtgttgaattcccaatgtgttatcacttccaaccatctaaaagcacaaccaaattccaatggaaaaactgTAAGATTTTAAAATTAGTTGTCATTATGTAAATGTACTATCActgcgctttcaaccatttaaaagcacagcaaagttcaaatgtaaatacaatgtcagatattttgtatttatacaaACATGTAaggtgttatcactgtgcttcttctaatagcacaaccaaatgaccaGGATTGCAGTTGACATAACATTAAAAGTACAGAGTGTAAGTgaccaggcataataggacccatttCATCCCAAAAGGTATATGTTTGAATcgtctgtccatagaacattcttccaagagtcttgatcatcatccaggtgcttccagATGCTTTTTTGacaaacttgagtcaacttttaTGCTGGTCAAAACCAAACAATGCAtttcacagtaagaacctcataccaactgtcaagcatggtggtggtagtgggatggtttggggatgctttgctgcctcaggacctggacgacttgcatAATTGAAAGAGCTacgaattctgctctgtatcagagaattctacaggagactGTCAGGTAATCCGTCTGTGTGCTGAAGCAGAAGAGCAGCtaggtcatgcagcaagacaatgatccacaacacacaatcaagtctacatgaaaatgtctGAAATGCAACAAATTGGAAGTTTTGGAATGACCTAGtcagtccagacctaatccctattgagatgttgtggcaggaattgaaatgagcagttcatgcttgaaacccacaaatgtcgctgagttaaagcagttctgcatggaaaagtggtccaaaattcctccacagcgactaATCAACAACTACaagaagtgtttggttggagccATTGCAGCTTAAGGTGGCACAACCAGCTATTGAGTGTAAGGGGTCAATTACCAGatgcattgggtgttgcataatttttaaaaattaaataaTGGAATAAGaatgtaattgttgtgttatttgttcactcaggttccctttatctaacaATGTTTTGTTTGAAGatcagataacattcagtatcagaaATATGTAAAAGTAGAGCAAATTAGAAAGGGgccaattactttttcacatcactgtaaatatcaacatttaaagaatatgactaaatcaaatcaaaattgatTTAAAGTGcttttaaagtttgatttgatttagtcctgttCTTCAACTTTGAATTTTGGTttagatggagatgtgaatccaacatatcaattataaaTGGTGAACTTGaagattacatttgaaatcaatCACAGCTTGAAACTTTATATTTATTGTCTGTTTTTAGTTGaaccctgggttgaattgaaactaGCTGTTGATGATTTTGCAAATGCTGTTTAAGCCAATTGATGATTGTTGATGATGTATGACTAAAGTATagttacatttcatttgctctgttaaacctaccatTGGAATAGTTATTAAGAGATCTATCAATAATCATTCTCACAATAGCATGTTGGTTGTAGTCAATCACAAATATCAAAGCTATGCAAGGCTGGCCatagttaaaaccctggatgCGAGACCAATGGATAGCTGTAGATAGGTCAACCTTCCAGGAGGAGGTGCTGCTGAACTTAgtttttttctgatagtggatatatAACGTTGAACGTTGATCTTGATCTGCCAATGTTTCAAAGGTActaattcaacatattttatacgaGGTTTGTCTGCTGTTGAAAATTGGTAACCATGATGACAATCCtgtggtagaaaaagtacccttgactttttgcaaatccactGTATTTTCCCTgtagattccacatcacaatacattGAGAAATTCcattgaaacaatgttgtgtGCTCAGTGGGTTATGTTTCCTGTCAGCAGGGTGGCCCTGATTGGTGTAAATAAATGGTAGACTGTAGATTGGGGAAACTATGGTATGGTGATGTCTATGGTATAAGAGGAACTAGTGAACCCATCTGTAATGTATTCTGGGAAATAACCAAAATTCAGGTCCTCTCACATGTATCATTCCTCAGAGTGACAGAAGAACCATCCCTCCAATGCACCCTGTCTACACAGATCCTTATCAGTTGGGATGTGAAGCATACTCAGGGGAACGACAGCTGCACCTGTTACACCAGAAGCATGTGATTGAAAATATATCTGAGCGTCATGAACATATCAGTTATTAGGAGTCAATATGCGAGTAGGTATCAAACAAAAATATATCCTGTTGCACATTAATCAAGAACATCCCATTTGATTACTAGTCTACCTTTCACATTCAGGAAAGCTAGAAGATCCTCCAATCTGTCTTGTTAGTGCTTTGCAGTGCTCTACATCAAGGGTTTTCAAACTGGGGCCTGCGGCGGTATTGCAGGGGTTccgcaaataaaaataaaatgacattGGGAAGTCTACAGGAACAGTTATCATGCTAGCTGTTCCTGATCATCCTACTCTGggaaagtagataaagggcttcatacAAAATCTCAAACTATCCCTTGAATACAGAGGTATTTACAGTCATTGGAGCTAATTTAACTTTTTTTCCTCTATAGAAAAATCTTATGTGTGCAGTCTAAGTGGTCATTTTTGGGATGAAAAACTCTTTCCGTGTCAATTTAAAAGACCAAAACCAGATAGAGAGCATGCAGAAAATTGAACTGTATATCTTGTTTTATAATACCATCTTTGATTTTGTTCTAACATTTGAGCAGAGGTACATagcattagccatggcaaaatgtataaaattgcaagaaattagctttaaaactgcaacattatgtaagggcgttcgtctgtaggaggaagagaagcggaccaaagcgcagcgtggtggttattcatgttttaataaatcactacacatgaacaaactaacaaaaacaagaaatgtgaaaacgcaaaacagtcctatcctgtgacaacaaacacagtgacaggaacaatcacccacaaacacacagtgaaacccaggctacctaagtatgattctcaatcagagacaactaatgacacctgcctctgattgagaaccatactaggccgaaaacatagaaatgccccaaaacatagaaaaacaaacatagactgcccacccaactcacgccctgaccatactaaataaatacaaaacagaaatagaggtcagaacgtgacagtacccccccccaaaggtgcggactccggccgcaaaaccttgaccgataggggagggtctgggtgggcgtctgtccgcggtggcggctctggcgcgggacgcggaccccacttcaccgttgtcttagtccgccttattgtccgcctccctggcttactcaccatggccacccctctcaatgaccccactggacagaggggctgctcgggacagaggggcagctcgggacagaggtgaagcagctgctcgggacagagggacaactgctcgggacagaggggcagctgctcgggacagaggggcgatagcagctcgggacagaggggcgatagcagctcgggacagaggggcgatagcagctcgggacagaggggcgatagcagctcgggacagagggacagctgctcgggacagagggacagctgctcgggacagaggggcgacagctgcttgggacagaggggcgacagcagcttgggacagaggggcgacagcagctctggacagaggggcagctgctcgggcggcccctggctgactgacggcactggcggcccctggcttactggcggcccctggctgactggcggcactggcggcccctggcgcactggcggcccctggctgactggcggcactggcggcccctggcttactggcggcactggcggcccctggcttactggcggcactggcggcccctggcttactggcggcactggcggcccctggctgacgggcggcactggcggcccctggcagacgggcggcactggcggcccctggctgacgggcggcactggcggcccctggcagacgggcggcactggcggcccctggcagacgggcggcactggcggctcctggcagacgggcggcactggcggctcctggcagacgggcggcactggcggctcctggcagacgggcggcactggcggctcctggcagacgggcggcactggcggctcctggcagacgggcggcgctgggcagacgggcagcactggcggcgctgggcagacgggcggcactggcggcactgggcagacgggcggcactggcggcactgggcagacgggcgagacgggcggcgctgggcagacgggcggcgctgggcagacgggcggcgctggcggcgctgggcagacgggcggcactggcggcgctggagaggaggaaggctctggaaccgccggactgacgggcggcactggcggcgctgggcagacgggcggcgttggcggcgctgggctgacgagcggcactggcggcgctggagaggaggaaggctctggaagcgccggactgagtagctctcgtagcgccgaacaggcgggagactccggcagcgctggagaggaggaaggctctggtagcgccggagaggcgggagactccggcagcggcgccggacaggcgggaggctccggcagcggcgccggacaggcgggaggctccggcagcggcgccggacaggcgggaggctccggcagcggcgccggacaggcgggaggctccggcagcggcgccggacaggcgggaggctccggcagaggcgccggacaggcgggaggctccggcagaggcgccggacaggcgggaggctccggcagcggcgccggacaggcgggaggctccggcagaggcgccggacaggcgggaggctccggcagaggcgccggacaggcgggaggctccggcagaggcgccggacaggcgggaggctccggcagcggcgccggacaggcgagaggctccggcagaggcgccggacaggtgggaggctccggcagcgctggagaggaggaagcccctgtaaggatgggccggagagacagcctggtacggggggctgccaccggagggctggtgcgtggaggtggtgacggatagaccgggccgtgaaggcgtactggagatcttgagagcagggctggcaccaaccgccctggctggatcttcaccctagcccggcagatgtggggagctgggatgtagcgcaccgggctaagcacgcgtactggggacaccgtgcgcacaactgcataacacggtgcctgaccagcaccacgcccgccacagttagcactgctaggagcactgtagtgctgagatggcacaggacgtgcaaggctagggagatgcacaggaggcctggtgcgtgaggctggcacagtcttcaccagacccctcgcacgcacctcaggatgagtatggagagctgaccccggtgccattaaatccctgacacgctccgtcgggcgaatgtcgtgcctcatgcaccaaaccagcaagtccctcatatcactctcctccaatttccccattaactccttcagtctctgcttcgctcacctccaacaccagctctggttctgagctcctccttggctcctcacgataaacggggggagttggctcaggtctgactcctgactctgccacactccccctgtgccccccccccaagaaattttttggggtgactctcgggcttccgtccgcgccgccgtgcttgcttctcagaatgccgcctctctgcttttgctgcctccagctcggccttggggcggcaatattctcctggcttagcccagggtcctctcccgtcgaggatttcctcccatgtccagaattccttactacgtatctcctgcagccgctgttgcttctcctgctgctcctgcctgttgacacgctgcttggtcctgttgtggtgggtgattctgtaagggcgttcgtctgtaggaggaagagaagcggaccaaagcgcagcgtggtggttattcatgttttaataaatcactacacatgaacaaactaacaaaaacaagaaatgtgaaaacgcaaaacagtcctatcctgtgacaacaaacacagtgacaggaacaatcacccacaaacacacagtgaaacccaggctacctaagtatgattctcaatcagagacaactaatgacacctgcctctgattgagaaccatactaggccgaaaacatagaaatgccccaaaacatagaaaaacaaacatagactgcccacccaactcacgccctgaccatactaaataaatacaaaacaacagaaatagaggtcagaacgtgacacattatCTCTCAGCTCCATGACAAACTGTATGGAATTcctggaaattagctttaaagctataacattttctctcagctcaatggaacatttttgaaaaatgtgCTTTACAACTGTGAAAATTGTCTCTATGTCGCAAGATACCTTTACCGTTTTACCTGATAGACCATGTTAGAGTTTACATTTCCTCTTCCAATGAACTGTGGGGAGGTCAAATAATGAAACTGTCTACCAAAtctatttattttaaaatgttgattacttctaCTCAAGACATGATTTTTTGCTAACATATAATGGGGGTCCCTGGGTAGCCGATTTACCTGAGTGGGGGTCATTGGGCAAGAAAAGTTAGAAAACTCCTTCT contains:
- the zfand2a gene encoding AN1-type zinc finger protein 2A isoform X3; the protein is MEFPDLGEHCSENSCKQLDFLPLRCDACEEIFCKDHITYANHKCMSSYKKDIQVPVCPLCNTPIPIKRGEMPDIKVGEHIDRDCQSDPAQNKRKIFTNKCSKGGCKQKEMIRVTCDQCHINYCLKHRHPLDHDCKPEDKPVSKSGFAAFMRSQGASSSSASTSCSRGSSRPVSNGNARTQTSRSAQAIYSPAPAMRPPPAQNVVPASASFQAGLTEEQALQRALEMSLAESARSTVQPPTLSPQEQEDLALAQALAASEEEYRRQQRRQQVSRKLRRQ
- the zfand2a gene encoding AN1-type zinc finger protein 2A isoform X2 codes for the protein MEFPDLGEHCSENSCKQLDFLPLRCDACEEIFCKDHITYANHKCMSSYKKDIQVPVCPLCNTPIPIKRGEMPDIKVGEHIDRDCQSDPAQNKRKIFTNKCSKGGCKQKEMIRVTCDQCHINYCLKHRHPLDHDCKPEDKPVSKSGFAAFMRSQGASSSSASTSCSRGSSRPVSNGNARTQTSRAQAIYSPAPAMRPPPAQNVVPASASFQAGLTEEQALQRALEMSLAESARSTVQPPTLSPQEQEDLALAQALAASEEEYRRQQRRQQERESSKQSSCSLS
- the zfand2a gene encoding AN1-type zinc finger protein 2A isoform X1 is translated as MEFPDLGEHCSENSCKQLDFLPLRCDACEEIFCKDHITYANHKCMSSYKKDIQVPVCPLCNTPIPIKRGEMPDIKVGEHIDRDCQSDPAQNKRKIFTNKCSKGGCKQKEMIRVTCDQCHINYCLKHRHPLDHDCKPEDKPVSKSGFAAFMRSQGASSSSASTSCSRGSSRPVSNGNARTQTSRSAQAIYSPAPAMRPPPAQNVVPASASFQAGLTEEQALQRALEMSLAESARSTVQPPTLSPQEQEDLALAQALAASEEEYRRQQRRQQERESSKQSSCSLS
- the zfand2a gene encoding AN1-type zinc finger protein 2A isoform X4; this translates as MEFPDLGEHCSENSCKQLDFLPLRCDACEEIFCKDHITYANHKCMSSYKKDIQVPVCPLCNTPIPIKRGEMPDIKVGEHIDRDCQSDPAQNKRKIFTNKCSKGGCKQKEMIRVTCDQCHINYCLKHRHPLDHDCKPEDKPVSKSG